One Glycine max cultivar Williams 82 chromosome 4, Glycine_max_v4.0, whole genome shotgun sequence DNA segment encodes these proteins:
- the LOC100813622 gene encoding probable folate-biopterin transporter 9, chloroplastic, protein MIYAISSQNPLVRSMPRIHKHRKKPSLPPNLRPITCFQNYSNPNSNSAVNNRPTFTANTVTRHVFVKEKYEEKEREFVGYCNSSNRQMMLLCGLGYWVQGFRCFPWLALNFHMAGNLNLHPSTLQLVQNFANIPMVAKPLYGILSDAIYIKGAHRIPYVVIGGLLQVFSWSLLALVPVAHKVLPNLIASVLLSNFGASITEVAQDALVAEYGKKHKIGGLQSYAFMALAAGGILGNLIGGYFLLKLPPRIIFFIFSSLLSLQLAISFSTREESLGIAQLSAQNLAKRSISENIKNQVSDLVMAISDKSISKPLVWIVGSIAMVPMLSGSIFCYQTQRLYLDPTVIGCSRVIGQFALLSGTVLYNHYWKKIPPRRLIGMVQVLYASSLLLDLVLVNQINLKWGIQNDVFALCFSGLAEVVAQFKLLPFSVLFANLCPKGCEGSLAAFLASALCVSSIASAFLGVGLASCLGITSGDYSGLTRGILVQFIAALVPLRWIHSLPMTQLVEKRRRRSMSRKARRNRRVGKVVLGYVNVYRPERE, encoded by the exons ATGATTTACGCTATTTCTTCTCAGAACCCATTGGTGCGGAGCATGCCAAGAATCCATAAACATCGCAAAAAACCATCTCTGCCACCGAATTTAAGACCTATAACTTGTTTCCAAAACTATAGTAACCCCAACAGCAACAGTGCCGTCAATAACAGACCCACATTCACAGCGAACACGGTGACGAGGCACGTTTTCGTTAAGGAGAAGTACGAGGAGAAAGAGAGGGAATTTGTTGGTTACTGCAACAGCAGCAACAGACAAATGATGTTGTTGTGTGGGTTAGGCTATTGGGTGCAAGGCTTCAGGTGTTTTCCGTGGCTGGCACTGAACTTTCACATGGCCGGCAACCTCAACTTGCACCCGTCCACGTTGCAGCTCGTGCAGAACTTCGCTAATATACCAATGGTGGCTAAGCCACTCTATGGAATACTTTCGGATGCTATCTATATTAAGGGTGCTCACAGAATACCTTATGTTGTCATAGGAG GTCTTCTGCAAGTattttcttggagtcttctggCATTGGTCCCCGTTGCACACAAAGTGCTTCCCAACTTAATTGCATCTGTGCTTCTCAGCAATTTCGGCGCATCCATTACAGAAGTAGCACAAGATGCTCTTGTAGCAGAGTATGGCAAGAAGCACAAAATTGGTGGTCTTCAGTCATATGCATTCATGGCATTAGCTGCAGGTGGAATCTTAGGCAACTTGATTGGTGGTTATTTCTTACTGAAATTGCCTCCCagaatcatttttttcatattttcatccTTACTGTCTCTACAACTAGCAATTTCTTTCTCAACAAGGGAGGAGTCTTTAGGCATAGCacaactttcagctcaaaatctTGCTAAGAGATCCATCtcagaaaatatcaaaaaccaAGTCTCTGATCTTGTCATGGCTATCAGCGACAAGAGCATTTCTAAGCCCCTTGTATGGATTGTTGGATCAATTGCCATGGTTCCAATGCTTTCAGGCTCTATATTTTGCTATCAGACACAGCGTCTATATCTTGATCCTACAGTAATTGGGTGTTCTCGAGTAATTGGCCAGTTTGCGCTTCTTTCAGGAACCGTGCTTTATaaccattattggaaaaaaattcCACCGAGAAGGCTGATAGGCATGGTGCAGGTTCTATATGCTTCATCTCTACTTCTTGATCTCGTTTTGGTTAACCAGATAAATCTCAAATGGGGAATTCAGAATgatgtgtttgctctttgctTTTCTGGTTTAGCAGAAGTTGTGGCTCAGTTTAAGCTCCTTCCTTTCTCAGTTTTATTTGCAAATTTATGTCCAAAGGGCTGTGAAGGATCTCTCGCCGCATTCCTTGCATCAGCTTTGTGTGTATCATCAATAGCCAGTGCCTTTCTGGGTGTTGGATTGGCATCTTGCCTTGGCATTACATCCGGTGATTACTCGGGCTTGACGAGGGGAATTCTTGTGCAGTTCATTGCAGCTTTAGTACCATTAAGATGGATTCATTCTTTACCAATGACACAACTGGTTGAGAAGCGAAGGAGAAGAAGTATGAGCAGAAAAGCACGCAGAAACAGAAGAGTTGGAAAAGTTGTGCTTGGTTATGTTAACGTCTACAGGCCTGAGAGAGAATGA
- the LOC100814158 gene encoding F-box protein At5g07670: MPNKQQNPKNTNATNTTLLSSSCLLPIGNAKLLNNNTTITKTLFYSVETMSLHPNPSLTPPPATPALKPWLNTTATTEPLNPMVLAMHLSDPKSKTLIPNSTLIIMDRTLLLSDELLLRILSKLPNSQQQRNSNSLVCKRWLNLQGRLVRTLRVLDWNFVLSGRLIIRFPNLNHVDLVPGSFTSSVYSSIVVSHRLVSMHVDSAWRIGVEKNLLPVETVDAGLKSLAGGCPNLRKLEVAGCSEAGISTIGAECVTLQELELQRCDDAVLGGVAGCENLQILKIVGCVRGFYESVVSDIGLTILAQGCRRLVKLELVGCEGSFDGVKAIGQCCVMLEELVIVDHRMDDGWLAGVSFCENLKTLRVQSCKVIDGSPGLEEHLGCCEALERVHLQKFQMRDRNGVGALFSVCRNAREIVLQDCWGLDDGTLSLAVVCRRVKLFYVEGCSLLTTEGLESVIEHWKELECLRVVSCKNIKDSDISPELATLFSTLKELKWRPDTKYLFPSDVGVSMGKKGGKFFKRS; the protein is encoded by the exons ATGCCCAACAAAcaacaaaatcccaaaaacaccAACGCCACTAACACCACTCTGCTCAGCTCAAGTTGTTTACTACCGATCGGGAATGCGAAGCTTCTTAACAACAACACCACCATCACAAAAACACTATTCTACTCCGTTGAAACGATGTCGCTTCACCCAAACCCTAGCCTCACTCCTCCACCAGCCACACCAGCGTTAAAGCCCTGGCTCAACACCACCGCCACCACGGAGCCCCTCAACCCTATGGTCCTCGCCATGCACCTCTCCGACCCCAAATCTAAAACCCTAATCCCCAATTCCACACTAATCATAATGGACAGAACCCTTCTTTTATCGGACGAGCTTCTCCTCCGAATCCTCTCCAAGCTCCCCAATTCGCAGCAGCAGCGGAACTCCAACTCCTTAGTCTGCAAACGCTGGCTGAACCTCCAGGGTCGGCTCGTCCGAACCTTGCGTGTCCTCGATTGGAACTTCGTCCTCTCGGGTCGGTTAATTATTCGCTTCCCGAACCTGAACCACGTGGACTTGGTCCCAGGTTCGTTCACTTCTTCTGTATACTCATCGATTGTCGTAAGCCACAGGCTCGTTTCGATGCACGTGGATTCCGCGTGGCGAATCGGCGTCGAAAAAAACCTGTTACCGGTCGAGACGGTTGACGCCGGACTCAAATCGCTCGCGGGCGGGTGCCCTAATTTACGCAAGCTCGAGGTGGCAGGTTGCAGCGAGGCCGGGATTTCGACGATTGGCGCGGAATGTGTTACTCTGCAGGAGCTCGAGCTGCAGAGGTGCGACGACGCCGTTTTGGGAGGCGTTGCAGGGTGTGAGAATTTGcagattttaaaaatagttgGGTGTGTGAGGGGTTTTTATGAGTCTGTGGTTTCGGACATTGGGCTCACGATTTTAGCGCAGGGGTGTAGGAGATTGGTGAAATTGGAGCTTGTGGGGTGCGAAGGGAGTTTCGACGGGGTGAAGGCGATTGGGCAGTGCTGTGTGATGTTGGAGGAGTTGGTGATTGTGGACCACAGGATGGATGATGGGTGGCTGGCCGGGGTTTCGTTTTGCGAGAATTTGAAGACTCTGAGGGTTCAGTCGTGTAAGGTGATCGATGGGAGCCCCGGGTTGGAGGAGCATTTGGGTTGCTGCGAGGCGCTTGAGAGGGTGCATTTGCAGAAATTCCAGATGAGGGATCGGAACGGCGTGGGAGCGCTGTTTTCGGTGTGTAGGAATGCAAGGGAGATTGTTCTTCAGGATTGCTGGGGGCTGGATGATGGCACCCTGAGTTTGGCTGTTGTTTGCAG GCGGGTAAAATTGTTTTACGTAGAAGGATGCTCATTGCTTACAACAGAAGGTTTGGAGTCCGTAATTGAGCACTGGAAGGAGCTAGAGTGCCTTAGAGTAGTCTCATGTAAAAACATAAAGGACAGTGATATCTCTCCTGAACTTGCAACCCTATTTTCCACTCTCAAAGAGTTGAAATGGAGGCCAGATACAAAATATCTTTTCCCTTCTGATGTTGGTGTAAGCATGGGGAAGAAAGGTGGTAAATTTTTCAAGAGATCATGA